A genomic stretch from Lathyrus oleraceus cultivar Zhongwan6 chromosome 2, CAAS_Psat_ZW6_1.0, whole genome shotgun sequence includes:
- the LOC127117827 gene encoding probable magnesium transporter NIPA3 encodes MGLSKENVTGLILALASSVFIGSSFIIKKQGLRRAASAFGVRAGVGGYYYLLEPLWWVGMITMIVGEIANFVAYAFAPAVLVTPLGALSIIVSAVLADIILKERLHKLGILGCVMCIAGSFIIVIHAPKEEPITSVLQIWNMATQPAFLAYAGSVVVLVFILVFHFAPRCGHTNVLVFTGICSLMGSLSVMSVKALGTSLKLTFEGKNQLIYAETWFFVLVVAICVVMQMNYLNKALDTFNTAIVSPIYYVMFTMLTILASVIMFKDWDGQSFSTIVSEICGFIVVLSGTIMLHLTRDFERSHSFRGSMPTSPTLSVRLYAGNGDLLLKEDEENESPDNSC; translated from the exons ATGGGTCTGTCGAAAGAGAATGTAACAGGTCTTATTCTAGCGTTGGCATCAAGTGTCTTCATTGGGTCAAGTTTCATCATTAAAAAACAAGGTCTTAGAAGAGCAGCTTCTGCTTTTGGTGTTAGGGCTG GTGTTGGTGGGTATTATTATCTATTGGAACCACTATGGTGGGTGGGGATGATAACAA TGATTGTCGGAGAGATTGCAAACTTTGTCGCATATGCTTTTGCTCCCGCCGTTCTAGTTACCCCTCTCGGCGCATTAAGTATTATCGTGAG TGCTGTTTTAGCCGACATAATTCTGAAAGAGCGGCTACATAAGCTCGGGATATTGGGCTGTGTAATGTGCATTGCTGGTTCTTTCATTATTGTTATCCATGCTCCTAAGGAAGAACCTATCACATCGGTGCTGCAGATATGGAATATGGCTACTCAACCAG CGTTTCTAGCGTATGCCGGGTCTGTAGTAGTATTGGTGTTCATTCTGGTTTTCCATTTTGCACCAAGATGTGGACATACCAATGTGCTGGTTTTTACCGGCATTTGTTCATTGATGGGTTCCCTCTCT GTGATGAGTGTCAAAGCACTTGGCACTTCTTTGAAATTAACTTTTGAGGGGAAAAATCAGTTAATTTATGCCGAGACGTGGTTTTTCGTGTTAGTCGTGGCCATATGCGTCGTCATGCAAATGAATTATCTTAACAAG GCTCTTGACACCTTCAACACAGCAATCGTGTCTCCTATATACTATGTCATGTTTACAATGCTTACTATACTGGCCAGTGTTATAATGTTCAAG GACTGGGATGGCCAAAGTTTTTCGACTATTGTATCAGAAATATGTGGCTTTATTGTTGTCCTCTCTGGCACAATAATGTTACATCTGACCAGGGACTTCGAGAGAAGCCATTCTTTTAGAGGTAGCATGCCTACGTCGCCTACATTATCTGTCCGGCTTTATGCCGGAAATGGAGACTTGTTACTCAAGGAAGATGAAGAAAATGAATCTCCTGATAATTCATGCTAG
- the LOC127121722 gene encoding uncharacterized protein LOC127121722, translating into MSQQSNSSPSKNMPCSPSVEPSNPNREDPVVDSTNTPHARRPKETVSGFSLAIALEERTKEGSRYVHNAIAMVTGILFGNHKVLGVSIPLNTIKFDSVAYQENTESLRKNISDDVEQTDAHKESNVDKPLDNVAGEEVHVTHDVSDNPNCEAEIVDLEEFSNNELLSSVLPSIAKRVRTRREKKTVAQRSPRKKIGVPTSSKTKVAVESSLKRKDVSCNVSDTLSKKKPTTSKLAASVPEVPIDNISFHFASSVNRWKYVYQKRLALERELAQNVLDCKDIMDLIQEAGLMKTVTQFSKCYEMLVKEFIVNLSEECADGKSREFRKVYVRGKCVNFSPSVINKYLGRPDVAQPELEIGAANWVPTNHKSTVAVMLGKFIYAVGTKAKFDYGSYIFYQTLKHAGSFSVKGPIAFPSIICGIVLNQFPNILTENDSMKKRDNLMSFNHKLFLGTHVLDIVMTTGETSRVSNQPGKAVVIAMLKETCRELEARKLNLEKLISTLEMTEGDVLADGGEFGEAAAIAEEDERQGKEGEADAVLMMAQKMMMMLTLSQMTRTSLVFLKIACIFIFFCQ; encoded by the exons ATGTCTCAACAATCCAACTCTTCTCCTTCCAAGAACATGCCTTGTTCTCCTAGCGTTGAACCAAGCAACCCTAACAGAGAAGATCCTGTTGTTGACTCTACGAATACCCcacatgcaagaagacctaaagaaactgTATCAGGCTTCTCCTTAGCCATCGCTCTTGAGGAACGAACCAAAGAAGGTTCCAGGTATGTTCATAATGCCATTGCCATGGTGACTGGAATACTGTTTGGAAATCATAAGGTCCTTGGGGTTTCCATTCCCTTAAACACTATTAAATTTGATAGTGTTGCTTATCAAGAAAATACTGAGTCTTTAAGAAAGAATATTTCTGATGATGTTGAGCAAACTGATGCTCATAAGGAGTCAAATGTTGACAAACCCTTAGATAATGTGGCTGGTGAGGAAGTTCATGTCACTcatgatgtcagtgacaaccctaactGTGAGGCTGAAATAGTAGACCTGGAGGAATTTTCTAATAATGAGTTGTTGTCCTCAGTCctccctagcatagccaaaagggttaggactaggagagaaaagAAAACTGTGGCTCAAAGGTCCCCCAGAAAGAAGATTGGTGTTCCAACCTCTTCCAAGACAAAGGTGGCAGTCGAGAGTTCCCTCAAGAGGAAAG ATGTTTCGTGTAATGTCTCTGACACTCTGTCAAAGAAGAAGCCGACCACTAGCAAGCTTGCagctagtgtccctgaggtaccaATTGACAACATATCTTTTCATTTTGCTTCAAGTGTAAACAGGTGGAAATATGTTTATCAGAAGAGGCTGGCTTTGGAAAGGGAGTTAGCTCAGAATGTCCTAGACTGTAAGGATATTATGGACCTTATTCAAGAGGCTGGTTTAATGAAGACTGTGACTCAGTTCTCAAAGTGCTATGAGATGTTGGTAAAGGAATTTATTGTTAATTTGTCTGAAGAATGTGCTGATGGCAAGTCTAGGGAATTCAGGAAAGTGTATGTGAGAGGCAAGTGTGTAAATTTCTCTCCCTCAGTGATCAACAAGTATTTGGGAAGGCCTGATGTagctcaacctgagcttgag ATTGGAGCTGCTAACTGGGTGCCCACCAATCATAAATCTACAGTTGCTGTAATGCTTGGAAAGTTTATAtatgctgttggaaccaaagccAAATTTGACTATGGCTCCTATATTTTTTATCAAACTTTGAAGCATGCAGgaagcttcagtgtgaagggtcctatagcctttccttctATCATCTGTGGTATTGTTTTGAATCAGTTTCCAAACATCTTAACTGAGAATGATTCTATGAAGAAAAGAGACAACCTTATGTCCTTCAATCATAAGCTGTTCCTAGGCACCCATGTTCTTGACATTGTCATGACAACAGGTGAGACATCACGTGTAAGCAATCAACCAGGTAAAGCTGTTGTCATTGCAATGCTCAAAGAAACCTGCAGGGAATTAGAGGCAAGGAAGTTGAACTTGGAAAAATTGATTAGCACTTTGGAGATGACTGAAGGTGATGTGCTAGCTGATGGTGGAGAATTTGGTGAAGCTGCTGCTATTGCAGAAGAAGATGAAAGACAAGGTAAAGAGGGAGAAGCAGATGCAGTCCTGATGATGGCacagaagatgatgatgatgctgactCTGAGTCAGATGACTAGAACATCTCTTGTGTTTCTGAAAATTGCTTgtatttttattttcttttgtcagtaa